The Culex pipiens pallens isolate TS chromosome 2, TS_CPP_V2, whole genome shotgun sequence DNA window TACTCTTCTCCATCAACGGAGCCGGATCCAACCCCTCAAAGTAGTTCTCATAAATGTTGACCGCATTGTTTTGATAAATACAGTGCTCCATCGGCTTCGTCAACCCCGTCAACTGCGTCACATAGTTCTCGTCCTTCTCGATCTTCCGCCGATACCGCACCGTCTGCTCCGGATCCAGATAGTTCACGTCCTTTGGCCATCCTCCCTCCGAGTGCAATATCCCTCGATTTTCAAACTCCGCACTCTCCGTGTTGACGGCACTCAAGGACATCTGCCTGCTGTACTGCGTCCCCAAATGGACCGGATCCCGCAGGATGTACTCCTTGAAAAACTCATGGTTCGCGGCCTCCGTGAACTCGACCTTGTTCTTGTCCGAAAACAGACACTGGCGGCCAAACTCGCGCCGTTCCTTCTGGTACGCGTACTCGATGTCCATCGCGCGAAATTCCGTCCGTCCGCGATCGATTTTTCCCggatttgaagaaatttttctgTCAAGGTTGTTTACTTCCGCTCAACGAGCCTCGAGCGCGGTAGCGTAGTAACCGCGACTTGATTGATTCGTGTGTAGGACACATGCCAAGCCAGCGAGGCGCTGTTGTTGTTTGCGACCATGTGCGCGTGTCCTCGAGCACGTGGTTGGTAGGTTTTGCGTGGTTTTTACTGTTGTTTGTTTGCGGGGTACGCGCAGTGATCAACAGGTTGACTGCGAGTTGTTTTAGTTAGGGCTTGAAAATAAAGTCCTCTTCTTTTTCCTAAACTGGATATTCTGGAGGAAGTTTAAGTTCTTAGGCATTTTAACCAGTTTATTGTTTTCAGTATTGATACAATATTTACAATTATTTCATGAAGATTCGAATATATTAGGAAtataacatgttattttatgtcaCAATTGTCCACAAACCCCCCTCTAATAAACCTTAATCTTCCCTTCAACCTCCTTCGCACCCGCCACGACACACTCCGCCACCGAGTACATCGTCTGGAACCGAACCGGCGACTTGCGCTTGACGACCAGCTTCACGGCGCAACGCTCCAGCAGAATGCGCCACTTGAGCTTGCCCTTTTCCTCATCACTCATGTTCAAAAACTTGTCCACCTTACAAGCGAGCGTCTGCTCGGCCACCTGGTTCATCAGCCGGCAGTTGGCCAGCGTCCCGGTGTGGTCCGTCAGGTCGATACGGATGTCAAAGTAGGACACGATGTTGGCCGGATTGTACGCGCACTCGGGTCGCGAGCAACGATCGTCGGATACCCGCACGAAGGACTTGCACGTTTGGCAGGTGCGGCCAATAAGTCGGGAGCAGCCGTCAAGGTCGAACTTGGTTACGACGGCGTAACAGAGCGCGGTGAACTGGTCCTCGTCGCTTTTCAGGTCTCCTTCGGCCCGGTCCCAAATCTGCTGCACGCTCATCACGGTCGTTATCACGGAAGCTGGTTGAAGGGGAAGGAGTTAATAGGGTGGTTTACCTTTGAGTCtgcaaaaagtaacttactgTTGATGGCACTGGTCGTTGCGCTGAACGCGACATCCGAGTCCTGTAGCGGAACTCTCATCACGCTGACCAGCAGCCTGTCGGCCTGCTCGCAGGCTGGATCTTCGGTGATGATGGTTTTCGAGCTCATCCCGAGGCAGATGGACTTGAAGTATTCGTTGTACTCAATCCTGACGTCCATCATCAGCAGAACCGTCGTCAGCGGGGTCCACTTGTCGATCCGTTCGACGTACTCGTTACTCCAAAACTTCATCGACATCCCGCTATGGGTCGCGTCCATCACGATCACCTCCCGCAGGTTCTTGATCTTGCCAGTTTTAGCGACCACAATCTGCTTCTTGGGTCGAACGCATCGAACCACCGCCAGAATGTTGACGCTCTGGCCATTGTGGCTATGCCCTCCGGCGGCAATATCCGCCAGCTGGTACGTAGTCGTTGCATCCACCGGGGCAACCGTGACCAACCGTCGCATCTGCTCCAACCCCGATCCCTCGTGGAGCTTGATATTTGCGCCATCCTGCAGCGCGTTCAGCTTCAAACTGTACGGCGAGGTCGACCGGGGTGCGAACTGTTCCGACCGATCGCTGCTCGATGACAGAACCTTGGCCTTGCTCACGTTGACCACGTCGCCGATGTGGAACAAGCTGTCGAACGAATCGATGGCCACTTGGGACGCCCAAACCGTACAGTTGATGGTGTCCCGCTCGCTGTCCCGGAGCGTCAAGGTTATGACCCCGCGGGTGCCATCGTCGCGGCCACCAtacgtcgtcatcgtcgtcgattCCATATACTTTGGGTCACTTTTGGCAATGACCACGCCGATCAGGATGAAGTTCTGCGAGTCCTGGCAGAGCTGGTGGATTCGCTTCGTCACCACAATATCCGtggacattttgataaaatgttttcgaaagaaatttaaactttttgtaaCGGAACACGGAACCTTGGTCTGAACTTCAAAACAAGATCTGAAGCTTTCTAAAGTGAGGTTAGGTTGAGATCTATCACGTGATCGGAGTTGGCGTTGATCGCGGAGCATGAACTGTCAAATCGTCGTTTATATCCCTTGATGAACCAAAGGGGACCATTTCCGCTTCCTGTgttgttatttatttaattttgaaaatcatttggcAGTTTTACAAGATATTTTTCGATCCAATTCACCAATCATCactatgttttaaaatgtttttcttgtgCCCTTAGCTCAGAAACAAAAATCTGTTAGTATTTATTCCAGAATTCTATTGTAATCAATTTGAAGAAGCTGTTATCGTA harbors:
- the LOC120417984 gene encoding protein hold'em, with protein sequence MSTDIVVTKRIHQLCQDSQNFILIGVVIAKSDPKYMESTTMTTYGGRDDGTRGVITLTLRDSERDTINCTVWASQVAIDSFDSLFHIGDVVNVSKAKVLSSSSDRSEQFAPRSTSPYSLKLNALQDGANIKLHEGSGLEQMRRLVTVAPVDATTTYQLADIAAGGHSHNGQSVNILAVVRCVRPKKQIVVAKTGKIKNLREVIVMDATHSGMSMKFWSNEYVERIDKWTPLTTVLLMMDVRIEYNEYFKSICLGMSSKTIITEDPACEQADRLLVSVMRVPLQDSDVAFSATTSAINTSVITTVMSVQQIWDRAEGDLKSDEDQFTALCYAVVTKFDLDGCSRLIGRTCQTCKSFVRVSDDRCSRPECAYNPANIVSYFDIRIDLTDHTGTLANCRLMNQVAEQTLACKVDKFLNMSDEEKGKLKWRILLERCAVKLVVKRKSPVRFQTMYSVAECVVAGAKEVEGKIKVY